CCCAAGATGTGTGTCCATCCTCTGGACTTGCAACAGATCAAGCTCTCATTATACAATCCTAAACATCTACACAATGCTATTATGGACAACTGGACTAGATCATTAGGATCCCTGTCACAGTATTGTGGAGTTCAATTTGTAAACAATTAAAGATAACAACCAGTACAATAAACCAAATTATTGCCCAACCTAGTTCAATTTCCTTCTCCACTCAGTGCGACCCCTGTTTAGTTCTGGTCCAGGACCTGACAACCTCATGAAATGCACGAACTGACAGCAGTCTTCTTCATGTTTATTCCCAGTGGTAGGTCTAAGCTCTAGATCTTCTTTTGCACCCTCCATTTGTTCCACAGTAGTTAAGGAATCAACCAGATCATCATGTAGGCATTCTCGCCTGTAATCCAATGTGATCTTTTGAAGTTCACAAGTGTCGATAATTTCTTGAGGCATGCTCTGTCACATAGAGGTAATATAATTCTTTAGGTAATAGAAGTAACAGAAGCTTAAAGCAATTCCTTAATATGGAcaagaaatacaaaaatatGGAACAATTTAAGTACAACATTGAAGAGATCTGTGTATCAAAGAAAAAACTGAAAGGTgggggtggagagagagaatgagacaGAATAAGATAAAGGTGGGTGTATCATAGTCTAGGTGTTTATCATCCAAGGATATTACCCTGGCTAGCATCAATCAAATGGTGATTCATTGTTCCATGTGAATGTTTACTATTTATAAATGGAAATTGTCTTCTTAAGGTTCAACCAAAAAGATTCaacaaaaaggagaaagagttggtctttcttcttctttttttttaatgaacagTTGATCATCTTTAAGCGTAAAATAATACAGCAGAGTAAGAGACTAACAACAGCATGTCTACTGACCTCAAGAATCCATGCTATGTAGGTGACATTATTTATATGCTGGTTCATGTCCAGATCAGATCTTCTAGGCTGCAGATTTCCAGGCCAGACTgagaattttgaagaaaaagatTCCCAGAATCTAGAAGTATGTATGACCAATAAGAAGATAAACTTTAAGTTAAATGTTTATAGTCAAATGAATTTTACCTTAAGCCCTTGTATATAATATTGTGCAGGCTCTTTAAGCTTGGGAATTTTCTTCAGGCTACTGTTATTCTCCTCAGGAAAAGCTAACCTGGATGCACAACCAAAACAATATGATCAAACTGCATTTCATTGTAAACCAAAATTTACACTGGATTAGGATCAATCATATTTACTAATCTTCATATATGATCATCCACCATCACTTTGAACCTTTATGGATCTTGCAGCTGTAGGTTTTATAAAATTTACAAGAGGCCCATATGCCATGATGTTAAAGCTAAAAAGTGATGCAACATGTTACAAGTCGAGGCCAGTTTCTTGTAACTAAAATTCAAACTACACAACAGTTCATGAGCTTTACAAAAGAGTTTGTGGCGGCACTCATATCGGTTCAGCAATGAGAAATCAAGGTTCAAGTTCGAAATTTGGAGCCAAGACAAACTAATTAATTTGACTCAGCTGAATTTTGTACCATCATTAGCATCTCATATTGTCTCAAGCCTGCACTTGTCTCAGAGACCATGTTCATCCAAGCAGATTAACAATTATATTTAGACAGAATAAAACTCGAAGGGGCAATGTATTGATTTCATGTGTAAACTGTAAAATGAACTAGACAACTGTTGGAAGCCCCAATTCATTAAGTAATTACATATATCCatcaataaaggaaaagaaattctTCATAAGGTATTAACACGTTCACTTATAGGTCTAAGTTGCTAAGGAGTTGTAAATAACCCACCTCATCATGTAATTATAAATACAGTCAATGAAAAAGCTTATTTGAGACTAGAATACCAAATAAACCTACCGTGGAGTTCGTGGACAGTAACTCAGAATTTCATCCAGCACCTCATCATTAACTTTGTGGACTCGCCTTGTGTCTTGGTTCATCATCACCCATTTGCTGcaacaaaaaaacatacatCTAATTGAATTCAATCCGGAAAACACTACATCTTGGACTTCGTTACATGAACATATCTGTGCCATAAATGGGAGACACAAATAGAGGCACAGATGTATATATTCTAATACTAATTAATCAGAACCTCAAAATATTTGAGGTACTTTCATTATGTAAATAGGGCATATAAGGAAAGGTATTGGACTTGATATCCATCTAGGAGTCCTCAAGCACTTCCCAggccccaaccccccccccccaccccttcaaaaaaaataataataataaaaataaaatactcaacTTGGACATTGCTATATATCTATCACATTCTTGTCAAATCTGGATGAATTTATCATTCGCCTAATCCAACATACAAATTGACAAATGGTAAATCTCAAAGTAAATGTACTCAGAGAACACAGCATGGACTGCAATCATGCATAATAGGAATTAAAGTTTTCtgctttttattttcatttgatttcCCATCATATAATTAGGGTCATTGCTTGGAGCAATGGTAAAAAGGTTTGGGCTGCCAGGGTAAATGCCCGAGTTCGATTCTTGACAGCAGTTACTTTGTGCAATAAactccaaactcacccctcccAGGACCCTGTATAAGGGCACTGGGTAATAGCCCTTTATTTCTTCATCATATGATTGATATAATTTTACCAAGTTTACTTTTGCAAAGAAAATAACAGAAACCCTCTTTAAAAGTTCCACTCTGGATATGCATCAAATGTGCAGATGGATGAAAaccagatatatatatatatatatatatttagagTAATGTTGGCAAAGCCTTCTGCTTTACCATTAATGCATCCATATGTGAAGGGGGGAAAAAATCTAGAGAGAGACACTTTCACACTTTCATAATATAATACACATCATTGCAGTGTGTTTAATTTGCTTTTCTAAATATGTTGAGCCTTAATTCATATGTGAAGAAAGAACACAATGTGGAAAATGGAAACTACCTGGTAGCTCTTCCAATAACAGTACCAGTGGCATCTTTGAGAACCCAGTCACGTCTGCTCCCAACTCTTCCACCTTCGTACCATGTCTCAATCTCAATCACATCACCCCTAACAATTATCATGacatttacaaaaaaataaacttcgAAGTTCATGAAGCCCAAAAAACCTGATCAGCTCAATAttatgaaataaagaagataaagaacCCACCATGTTGGGTATTTGTAAACTTCAATGTGCATTCGCGTAACCACCCATATCAGGTGCAACTGCATCATAGTGTAGCTTCTCCCAAATCCATCTGTGTACCCTAAGCTCTGGACATGGTTGCAACTAACTTCCTACATAGTTTAAGACGAAGTTACAAATATAAAATTGATACCAGTAGTTCATAGCAGGGGAAACCAAGAACTAAAGGTATGTTACTGAAAACTGAAACTTCGTCAAAACTGGCTCACTTCTTAATGATTGGTCCGGTTTAGTTccggtttttttttaatttattattttacatATATAAATCAGGTCAAATTGAAATTGGAACAATAAAGTGTTTGGTTTACATGACCAAACACCCCAAGCCAAGCTCATCAACACAATGCCCTAGTCCCAGCCGAACTTgaaaactgacggaatggatgCATGGGTTAACGTTAGCGAACCTAAGgtggtacgtagaattttcaaaaaactggGGGTATAATTATACTTTCCACATACCTCAGGAgtgatatgtgtaaattactttttttttttttttttttggtagaaatatcCAACCAAACAGCCAAACTGACCCCACCCATCTTTTGACACATCTGGCCATCAATGATATTGGCTTTTGAGTTTAGTCGGAAAAGTTTCATCAGTGTGCAACTCACAGGTTGCGCGCTCATTCCAAACGAAGTCACGGCAGTCTCACAGACTCTCAAGGCATCGGAACCGAGAAACTGGGGTGTAATTGAAGTGTAAGGCTTATGAGCTAAAAAACATATGGGGCGCTCTTCTCTGTACAGCAGCctagcctgcgcccaggcacatggggtggTATGGCACAATACCATCCTGCCCCCTCACAGGCTGCGCTGcaccacagagaacattctcccaaaaaatatagagaATATTGAAATTCGAGTATATATAGAGATAGTTCGATTATTACCTGCAAGAGGATGGCAATGGCTGCTATTGTAGAGGTCTTATTAGGGCCAACTTCGCAACTCCTCACTCTGAATTTCCGCTTGTAGGAGAGCCCATCTTCAGCCAAGCTCCCAAGCCGGAATTGGTCCACCAAACTCAAGAACGGCCGGTCAGTACTGGAATTCCTCGATGCTCCTCCCAAAGCGTTGGGATTGGAAATTTGCGACGCGGTGAGCGGTGGAGAGGCGGTAGGGGAAGAGCAGCAGGAGACAACCGCGATTCCACCGCGAGTCAATAATGCTTTGGTAGCGGCAAGAGATCGGTTTTGAGTTATTAGAGTTCGAAGCTGCTGATCCGGCGCATTAACACATCCCTTCAGCGACATCTTCTTCTCGCTGTCTCTCTTTCTGATTCCTTAATTTCTcgtttctcttctctttatgCCCTCTTTGACTTTAATGCCTACCTATTTATATGCATGGTGGTCGATATGACCGAGGTAATGAGGAATTTATTACCATGATTGCCATTCTAGTTTTTGCTcctggttttattttttattaccGTAAATGCCATTCAAGTCAAACTTCCAACTTGCCAATCATGTTTAGCTTCATCGTGGGTGGGTAACAGATATGATCTCTGGTAACAGTCTGCTATCCACGATGCCCACTGGGGGTTAATGGGAGCGTACGCGCAAGTATTGTCCTAGATGAAACTTTTCCTTTTTCACGATGGAGTGTCATATTTTTGTATGTTTCTGTGTTTGATCCGATTCCTCTATTTTCGCCAGTCCAATACTGTCGTGGGCTCCCACACACAAACGTGGTAAAAAATACCGCCTTCCCCATTTGGGCAAGGCattcgggcaggggtaaagGGGTACATTCAGCGTTGTTTGTGTGTGGAGTGCACACGGCAATACGGGCAGGCGAAAGTAAAAGAGTTGAATTGttctatgtctaggcacaagaGCCACGCAACTaaggtgtgtttttttttcctattaaattataacctagttttttttttctctaacataaacatcaattttttttaacgCCGCAATGCccacagtttttttttattttttattttttatgttgcgtacattatgatccttccCTGACCCATAGTGGCAGGAC
The nucleotide sequence above comes from Telopea speciosissima isolate NSW1024214 ecotype Mountain lineage chromosome 3, Tspe_v1, whole genome shotgun sequence. Encoded proteins:
- the LOC122655627 gene encoding oleoyl-acyl carrier protein thioesterase 1, chloroplastic-like; protein product: MSLKGCVNAPDQQLRTLITQNRSLAATKALLTRGGIAVVSCCSSPTASPPLTASQISNPNALGGASRNSSTDRPFLSLVDQFRLGSLAEDGLSYKRKFRVRSCEVGPNKTSTIAAIAILLQEVSCNHVQSLGYTDGFGRSYTMMQLHLIWVVTRMHIEVYKYPTWGDVIEIETWYEGGRVGSRRDWVLKDATGTVIGRATSKWVMMNQDTRRVHKVNDEVLDEILSYCPRTPRLAFPEENNSSLKKIPKLKEPAQYYIQGLKPRRSDLDMNQHINNVTYIAWILESMPQEIIDTCELQKITLDYRRECLHDDLVDSLTTVEQMEGAKEDLELRPTTGNKHEEDCCQFVHFMRLSGPGPELNRGRTEWRRKLN